A region of Bradyrhizobium sp. SZCCHNS1050 DNA encodes the following proteins:
- a CDS encoding ribbon-helix-helix domain-containing protein has product MCHLFAHQPQRDYESQTRSLRIGGHSTSIRLEMAFWDTLEEIAAKEGMSLAKFVTTLYAEVLDHHGEVKNFASLLRCSCLIYRAKATATLPEFTAAAIMDAAE; this is encoded by the coding sequence ATGTGCCATCTGTTCGCACACCAGCCTCAGCGCGATTATGAGTCGCAGACCCGCTCGTTGCGGATCGGCGGCCATAGCACGTCGATCCGGCTCGAAATGGCGTTCTGGGACACGCTCGAGGAGATCGCCGCCAAGGAAGGCATGAGCCTCGCCAAGTTCGTGACCACGCTGTACGCCGAGGTGCTCGACCATCACGGCGAGGTGAAGAATTTTGCGTCGCTGCTGCGCTGCTCCTGTCTGATCTATCGGGCAAAGGCGACTGCGACGCTGCCGGAATTTACCGCGGCGGCGATCATGGACGCGGCCGAGTAG
- the mutL gene encoding DNA mismatch repair endonuclease MutL, translating into MPVRQLPEQIVNRIAAGEVVERPASVVKELVENAIDAGASRIDIFTDGGGRRKIAITDDGGGMTAADLALAVERHATSKLDDEDLLQIRTLGFRGEALPSIGSVARLSITTRHRSEPHAWALAVDCGDKSPIVPAALNQGTRVEVADLFHATPARLKFLKTDRTEAEAIREVVRRLAMARPDIAFTLAGEERAPVTWAAALPGAPGQLTRLGDILGADFRSHAIAVRSERDHVVVEGFAAAPALTRANALGQYLFVNGRPVRDKLILGAVRAAYADYLPRDRHPVVALFVTLDPREVDANVHPAKTEVRFRNAGLVRALIIHALKEGLAREGRRTAANDGGATIAAFRPAFAPPRPNVGPMNWDWQRSPSAPAMPHFGGSVPAAAPSPDLGSFGLAESSQAAFDVGTPRADLRLHEQPAAPDLLDRPLGAARTQIHDTYIVAQTRDGLVIVDQHAAHERIVYERLKASLAAHGVQRQILLIPDIVELDEATVETLLARTDELASFGLAIESFGPGAVAVRETPSLLGKINAAGLLRDLAEHMEEWGEALPLERRLMHVAATMACHGSVRAGRRLKPEEMNALLREMEDTPNSGQCNHGRPTYVELKLADVEKLFGRR; encoded by the coding sequence ATGCCCGTCCGCCAGCTTCCCGAACAGATCGTCAACCGCATCGCCGCCGGCGAGGTGGTCGAGCGGCCGGCGAGCGTCGTCAAGGAGCTGGTCGAGAACGCGATCGATGCCGGCGCGAGCCGCATCGACATCTTCACCGACGGTGGCGGCCGGCGAAAGATCGCGATCACCGACGACGGTGGCGGCATGACGGCGGCCGATCTTGCGCTCGCGGTCGAGCGCCACGCGACATCGAAGCTCGACGACGAGGACCTGCTGCAGATCCGCACCCTCGGGTTCCGCGGCGAGGCGCTGCCCTCGATCGGCTCGGTGGCGCGGCTGTCGATCACGACGCGGCACAGGAGCGAGCCGCATGCCTGGGCGCTCGCGGTCGATTGCGGCGACAAGTCGCCGATCGTGCCGGCCGCGCTGAACCAGGGCACCCGCGTCGAGGTCGCCGATCTCTTCCACGCCACGCCGGCCCGGCTGAAGTTCCTCAAGACCGACCGCACCGAGGCCGAGGCGATCCGCGAGGTGGTGCGGCGGCTGGCGATGGCGCGGCCCGACATCGCCTTCACGCTGGCCGGCGAGGAGCGCGCGCCGGTGACCTGGGCCGCCGCGCTGCCCGGCGCGCCGGGCCAGCTGACGCGGCTCGGCGACATCCTCGGCGCCGACTTCCGCAGCCATGCGATCGCCGTGCGCAGCGAGCGCGATCATGTCGTGGTCGAAGGCTTCGCAGCGGCCCCGGCGCTGACGCGCGCCAATGCGCTTGGGCAGTATCTGTTCGTCAACGGCCGCCCGGTGCGCGACAAGCTGATCCTCGGCGCCGTGCGCGCAGCCTACGCCGACTATCTGCCGCGCGACCGCCATCCTGTCGTGGCGCTGTTCGTCACACTCGATCCGCGCGAGGTCGACGCCAACGTGCATCCGGCCAAGACCGAGGTGCGCTTTCGCAATGCCGGCCTGGTGCGCGCGCTGATCATCCACGCGTTGAAGGAAGGTCTCGCCCGCGAAGGCCGCCGCACCGCGGCCAATGACGGCGGCGCGACCATCGCCGCGTTCCGCCCGGCCTTCGCGCCGCCGCGGCCCAACGTCGGTCCGATGAATTGGGACTGGCAGCGCTCGCCGTCGGCGCCGGCGATGCCGCATTTCGGCGGCTCCGTCCCTGCGGCAGCGCCCTCGCCAGATCTCGGGTCGTTCGGGCTTGCGGAATCCTCTCAAGCGGCCTTCGACGTCGGCACGCCCCGCGCCGATCTTCGGCTGCACGAGCAGCCGGCCGCGCCCGACCTGCTCGACCGTCCGCTCGGCGCTGCGCGCACCCAGATCCACGACACCTACATCGTGGCGCAGACCCGCGACGGCCTCGTCATCGTCGACCAGCACGCCGCCCATGAGCGCATCGTCTATGAGCGGCTCAAGGCCTCGCTCGCGGCGCATGGTGTGCAGCGGCAGATCCTGCTGATCCCGGACATCGTCGAGCTCGATGAAGCCACCGTCGAGACGCTGCTCGCGCGGACTGATGAGCTTGCCTCATTCGGCCTCGCGATCGAATCGTTCGGTCCCGGCGCGGTCGCGGTGCGCGAGACGCCGTCGCTGCTCGGCAAGATCAATGCGGCGGGGCTGCTGCGCGATCTCGCCGAGCACATGGAGGAATGGGGCGAGGCGCTGCCGCTGGAGCGCCGCCTGATGCACGTCGCCGCCACCATGGCCTGCCACGGCTCGGTGCGCGCCGGCCGCCGCCTCAAGCCGGAAGAGATGAATGCGCTGCTCCGCGAGATGGAGGACACGCCCAACTCCGGCCAGTGCAATCACGGCCGCCCGACCTATGTCGAGCTCAAGCTCGCCGATGTCGAGAAGCTGTTCGGGAGGAGGTAG
- the rsmD gene encoding 16S rRNA (guanine(966)-N(2))-methyltransferase RsmD yields MRVVGGRLKGRNIASPASRDIRPTQDRLREALFNILVHAYEDPIEGARVLDLFAGTGALGIEAVSRGAAFTLFVDNGAEARALLRNNVEALGLGGVTKVYRRDATNLGPARPVEPFSLVFLDPPYGKGLAEKALASLRDGGWLVPSALLVVEEAKAAFKVPEGFTELERRAYDDTEFVFLRSA; encoded by the coding sequence ATGCGTGTCGTCGGTGGACGGCTGAAGGGCCGCAACATCGCCTCGCCCGCCTCGCGCGACATACGGCCGACGCAGGACCGGCTGCGCGAGGCGCTGTTCAACATCCTCGTGCACGCCTACGAGGATCCGATCGAGGGCGCACGCGTCCTCGACCTGTTTGCCGGCACCGGTGCGCTCGGCATCGAGGCTGTCTCGCGCGGCGCAGCGTTCACTCTGTTCGTCGACAACGGCGCCGAGGCAAGGGCGCTGCTGCGCAACAATGTCGAGGCGCTCGGCCTCGGCGGTGTCACCAAGGTCTACCGCCGCGATGCCACCAATCTCGGTCCGGCGCGCCCGGTCGAGCCGTTCTCGCTGGTGTTTCTCGATCCGCCCTATGGCAAGGGCCTGGCCGAGAAGGCGTTGGCCTCGTTGCGCGACGGCGGCTGGCTGGTGCCATCGGCGCTGCTGGTCGTCGAGGAAGCCAAGGCCGCGTTCAAGGTGCCCGAAGGCTTCACCGAGCTCGAACGCCGCGCCTATGACGACACCGAGTTCGTATTTTTGCGCAGCGCGTGA
- a CDS encoding pseudouridine synthase: MPRDTDKDNDSRGRRGGAPRGRSEGTKGRSGAARGPEKKFAKRGFGDKAAGAKGKRSFDEGRAPRRRDDGDAPRKSFGEKPRFNRDERPRGDRPFAARPPRGENGEKRAFKPRGDRPKFDRDAGGGGKRPYAPRTDRDEARPAARSSERKFGERKPYAPRERDGEKRPYTPRSGGARDRGDRPRTERSFGDRPPRGDRPERKFGGEKTFSRGADGDRGERKFGAGPRGPRKEFGDRPARGESKPWQKREGGDRPERSARPPRDGARSFDRPKFDRPKSDRPREDRPKFDRPKFDRSASDRPRGDRPKFDRPTSDRPKFDRPRDRGDDRKFDRPRQRPEGRSEWQEHPRGEGRGGDFADRPRRDNEDESRVFAKRPAFGGRGPYRERKPETDKRTKRVVPDEAPKPGKAGERIAKVLARAGLASRRDAEEMVTQGRVTVNGRIINSPALDVTENDVIQVDGAPLPERERTRLFLYHKPRGLMTTHSDPEGRPTVFDNLPEGLPRLISIGRLDFNTEGLLLLTNDGGLARVLELPDTGWTRRYRVRAHGEITQAQLDQLAAGVEVDGVKYGPIEATLERDQGANVWLVVAIREGKNREVRNVLAHLGLEVNRLIRVSYGPFQLLELPEGEVQEVKTRVLREQLGEKVIAQSGADLGPAGKGNREPLPDPKPKPKREVVADRKGRRVLVQRTGSEEARERHEAEARFPGPPRPPKRGYHGKRDITPQDE; the protein is encoded by the coding sequence ATGCCCCGCGACACCGACAAAGACAACGATTCCCGCGGCCGCCGCGGCGGCGCCCCGCGGGGGCGTTCCGAAGGGACTAAGGGACGCTCGGGCGCTGCGCGCGGCCCGGAGAAGAAGTTCGCCAAACGCGGCTTCGGCGACAAGGCGGCGGGGGCCAAGGGCAAGCGCTCGTTCGACGAGGGCCGTGCACCGCGCCGCCGCGACGACGGCGATGCGCCGCGCAAATCCTTTGGCGAAAAGCCGCGCTTCAACCGCGATGAGCGTCCGCGCGGCGACCGTCCGTTTGCCGCGCGTCCGCCGCGGGGTGAGAACGGCGAGAAGCGCGCCTTCAAGCCGCGCGGCGACCGGCCGAAATTCGACCGCGACGCGGGTGGCGGCGGCAAGCGTCCCTACGCGCCGCGCACGGATCGCGACGAGGCCCGTCCGGCGGCGCGATCCTCCGAGCGCAAGTTCGGCGAACGCAAGCCCTACGCGCCACGCGAGCGTGACGGTGAGAAGCGCCCCTATACGCCGCGCAGCGGGGGCGCCCGCGATCGCGGCGACCGTCCGCGCACCGAGCGCAGCTTCGGTGACCGGCCGCCGCGTGGCGATCGGCCGGAGCGGAAGTTCGGCGGCGAGAAGACATTTTCCCGCGGCGCTGACGGCGATCGCGGCGAGCGCAAATTCGGCGCCGGTCCGCGCGGTCCGCGCAAGGAATTCGGCGACCGTCCGGCCCGCGGCGAGTCCAAGCCGTGGCAGAAGCGTGAGGGCGGCGATCGACCGGAGCGCAGCGCCCGCCCGCCCCGCGATGGTGCGCGCAGCTTCGACCGTCCCAAGTTCGACCGTCCCAAGTCCGATCGCCCACGCGAGGATCGCCCCAAATTCGATCGTCCGAAGTTCGACCGTTCCGCCTCCGATCGGCCACGCGGGGACCGTCCCAAGTTCGACCGGCCCACATCCGACCGTCCGAAATTCGACCGGCCGCGCGATCGCGGCGACGACCGCAAGTTCGATCGCCCGCGTCAACGCCCCGAAGGCCGCAGCGAGTGGCAGGAGCATCCGCGTGGCGAAGGTCGGGGTGGTGATTTCGCCGACCGGCCGCGCCGCGACAATGAGGACGAGAGCCGGGTCTTCGCCAAGCGCCCGGCGTTCGGCGGCCGCGGTCCGTATCGCGAGCGCAAGCCCGAGACCGACAAGCGCACCAAGCGCGTCGTGCCCGACGAGGCGCCGAAGCCCGGCAAGGCTGGCGAGCGCATCGCCAAGGTGCTGGCGCGTGCTGGCCTCGCCTCGCGCCGTGATGCCGAGGAGATGGTGACGCAGGGCCGCGTCACCGTGAACGGCCGCATCATCAACTCGCCGGCGCTCGACGTCACCGAGAACGACGTGATCCAGGTCGACGGCGCGCCGTTGCCGGAGCGTGAGCGCACACGGCTGTTTTTGTACCACAAGCCGCGCGGGCTGATGACGACGCACAGCGACCCCGAGGGGCGCCCGACCGTGTTCGACAATCTGCCGGAAGGGCTGCCGCGCCTGATCTCGATCGGCCGGCTCGATTTCAATACCGAGGGGCTGCTGCTGCTCACCAATGACGGCGGGCTGGCGCGTGTGCTCGAACTGCCGGACACCGGCTGGACACGCCGCTATCGTGTCCGCGCCCATGGCGAGATTACGCAGGCGCAGCTCGACCAGCTCGCCGCAGGCGTCGAGGTCGACGGCGTGAAATACGGCCCGATCGAAGCGACGCTGGAGCGCGACCAGGGCGCCAATGTCTGGCTGGTCGTTGCGATCCGCGAAGGGAAGAACCGCGAGGTGCGCAACGTGCTCGCCCATCTCGGCCTCGAGGTGAACCGCCTGATCCGCGTCTCCTACGGTCCGTTCCAGCTCCTGGAGCTGCCCGAGGGCGAGGTGCAGGAGGTCAAGACGCGGGTGCTGCGCGAGCAGCTCGGCGAGAAGGTCATCGCGCAGTCGGGCGCCGATCTCGGTCCGGCTGGCAAGGGTAATCGCGAGCCGTTGCCGGATCCGAAGCCCAAGCCGAAGCGCGAGGTCGTCGCCGACCGCAAGGGCCGGCGCGTGCTGGTTCAGCGCACGGGCAGCGAGGAGGCACGCGAGCGCCACGAGGCCGAGGCGCGCTTTCCCGGGCCGCCGCGGCCGCCGAAGCGCGGCTATCACGGCAAGCGCGATATCACGCCGCAGGACGAGTAG
- a CDS encoding nucleoside deaminase: MNAPSFMDLALKAAESAAISGEVPIGCVVVRDNVVIATAANRTLTDRDPTAHAEVLALRQAAQAIGSERLVDCDLYVTLEPCTMCAGAISFARVRRLYYGAADPKGGAVESGVRFFCQPTCHHAPEVYSAVGEQQASQMLKDFFKARR; this comes from the coding sequence ATGAACGCTCCTTCTTTCATGGATCTGGCGTTGAAAGCGGCCGAATCGGCCGCAATTTCCGGCGAGGTGCCGATCGGCTGCGTCGTGGTGCGGGACAACGTGGTCATCGCCACCGCCGCCAACCGCACTCTGACCGACCGCGACCCCACCGCCCATGCCGAGGTCCTGGCGCTGCGCCAGGCCGCGCAGGCGATCGGCAGCGAACGGCTGGTCGATTGCGACCTCTACGTCACGCTGGAACCGTGCACGATGTGCGCTGGCGCCATCTCCTTCGCCCGCGTCCGCCGGCTGTATTATGGGGCCGCCGATCCCAAGGGCGGCGCCGTCGAATCCGGCGTGCGGTTCTTCTGCCAGCCCACCTGCCACCACGCGCCGGAGGTCTACTCGGCCGTCGGCGAGCAACAGGCGTCGCAGATGCTCAAGGACTTCTTCAAGGCGCGGCGCTGA
- a CDS encoding cytochrome P450, with amino-acid sequence MSAAPLLSSKPGRHAAAIARAVDVLISSKGHASPLRLERACALLRQHAPLHWVERPGVRPFWAVTRYADIVAIETRSRDFAAGPRTYLASEASEAVLQRVTGKPQAVRSLTEMDAPDHAAYRAVIQGAFAPPALRAMESWLTQWAAEILDRVAVRGDACDFARDVALPFTFRVIGRMLGTPEADDARLARLAQGFVAAEDPQRRFAEAPGDTMRMAMLALRDYFEAVVADRRASPRDDLASLIAESAPHGAAMPHYELISYFILLVTAGHDTTSLALAGGLEALLADPGQLARLRAEPELLDPAIEEMLRWTTPVRHFMRTAVGDTEVAGQVIRAGEALALFFHSGNRDEAMFDDAGTFRIDRSPNPHIAFGRGPHVCMGLQLARMQMRAMFAELLHRTAHFALAGRVRRVESPFMSGVSGLPIHIRFRE; translated from the coding sequence ATGTCCGCAGCTCCGTTGCTCTCATCCAAGCCCGGTCGACACGCTGCCGCGATCGCGCGCGCGGTGGATGTGCTGATCTCCTCGAAAGGTCACGCCAGCCCCTTGCGGCTTGAACGGGCCTGCGCACTGTTGCGCCAGCATGCGCCGCTGCACTGGGTCGAGCGCCCGGGCGTGCGTCCGTTCTGGGCCGTCACGCGCTACGCCGACATCGTCGCGATCGAGACGCGGAGCAGGGATTTCGCTGCGGGACCCCGCACCTATCTTGCCAGCGAAGCCTCGGAGGCCGTGCTGCAGCGGGTCACCGGCAAGCCGCAGGCCGTCCGCAGCCTCACCGAGATGGATGCCCCGGATCACGCCGCCTATCGCGCGGTCATCCAGGGCGCCTTCGCGCCGCCGGCTCTGCGCGCGATGGAGAGCTGGCTGACGCAATGGGCTGCCGAGATCCTCGACCGGGTTGCCGTGCGCGGTGATGCTTGCGATTTCGCACGCGACGTCGCGCTGCCTTTCACCTTCCGCGTCATCGGTCGCATGCTGGGCACGCCCGAAGCCGATGACGCACGGCTTGCCCGGCTCGCCCAGGGGTTCGTGGCCGCCGAGGATCCGCAGCGGCGTTTTGCCGAGGCGCCCGGCGACACCATGCGCATGGCCATGCTGGCGCTGCGCGACTACTTCGAAGCCGTGGTCGCCGACCGCCGCGCCAGCCCGCGCGACGATCTCGCCAGCCTGATCGCAGAGAGCGCGCCGCATGGCGCCGCAATGCCGCATTACGAGCTGATCTCCTATTTCATCCTGCTGGTGACGGCCGGCCACGACACCACCTCGCTCGCTTTGGCCGGCGGGCTCGAGGCGCTGCTCGCGGACCCGGGCCAGCTCGCGCGGTTGCGCGCCGAGCCTGAGCTGCTCGATCCGGCGATCGAGGAGATGCTGCGCTGGACCACGCCGGTGCGCCATTTCATGCGGACGGCGGTCGGCGACACCGAGGTCGCCGGCCAGGTCATTCGCGCGGGCGAGGCGCTGGCCTTGTTCTTCCATTCAGGCAACCGCGACGAAGCCATGTTCGACGACGCCGGCACGTTCCGGATCGATCGCAGTCCGAATCCGCATATCGCCTTCGGCCGCGGTCCGCATGTCTGCATGGGGCTGCAGCTGGCGCGGATGCAGATGCGCGCGATGTTCGCGGAACTGCTCCATCGCACGGCGCATTTCGCGCTCGCCGGACGGGTGCGCCGGGTCGAGTCGCCGTTCATGAGCGGGGTCAGCGGCCTTCCCATCCACATCCGCTTTCGCGAATGA
- a CDS encoding class I SAM-dependent methyltransferase, translating to MSLTAGDGAGQKAPSIQAICSDVDAYYTACVARHGATPRGVDWSCEATQGLRFVQLMKLCDASAPFSLNDIGCGYGALVPFLAARYPTCEIDYLGIDLSRAMISRARRRFAGPQRRFVVAAESPRIADYSVASGIMNVNVGYPRQAWESYIKGLLRQMFATSRRGFGVNFMRAHGDDDEASDAATARLYRTTPEIWAAHCEREFAAPVEVIGGYGMKEFTLLVRRRPEAAVSDGDPSH from the coding sequence ATGAGCCTGACCGCAGGCGACGGCGCCGGACAAAAGGCTCCTTCTATTCAGGCCATTTGCTCCGACGTCGATGCCTACTACACCGCATGCGTCGCGCGTCATGGCGCGACGCCGCGGGGCGTCGACTGGTCATGCGAGGCGACGCAGGGCCTGCGCTTCGTGCAGCTGATGAAGCTGTGCGATGCGTCGGCGCCGTTCAGCCTCAACGACATCGGCTGCGGCTATGGCGCGCTGGTGCCGTTTCTGGCCGCGCGCTATCCGACCTGCGAGATCGACTATCTCGGCATCGATCTGTCGCGCGCCATGATCAGCCGCGCACGTCGGCGCTTTGCTGGCCCGCAGCGGCGTTTCGTCGTTGCCGCGGAGAGCCCGCGCATCGCCGACTACTCGGTCGCGTCCGGCATCATGAACGTCAATGTCGGCTATCCGCGCCAGGCCTGGGAGAGTTACATCAAGGGCCTGTTGCGGCAGATGTTCGCCACCAGCCGCCGCGGCTTCGGCGTCAACTTCATGCGGGCCCACGGTGACGACGACGAGGCCTCCGATGCCGCGACGGCGCGGCTGTACCGGACCACGCCGGAGATCTGGGCGGCCCATTGTGAGCGCGAGTTTGCCGCGCCGGTCGAGGTCATCGGCGGTTACGGCATGAAGGAGTTCACCCTGCTGGTGCGCCGCAGACCCGAGGCGGCCGTCTCGGACGGCGATCCGTCGCACTGA
- a CDS encoding AAA family ATPase: MECARCGRQNQPGRASCDRCGEPLSLRCEACNQTNSLSNRFCGQCGAPLPGRLAQPDQNAQRVLRTLSSKGGERKRLTILFADIRDSTQLIDSLGDPELAMQRLDPVLNLMKEAVHRYDGVVNKTQGDGVMALFGAPVPHEDHAVRGCLGALAMQDSIARLADPHLQVRVGLHTGEVIVQVVENSMYQTYDAAGANVHLANRLEHMAEPGTILISKETYTGARQFVEAEPLGTRTLRGIASPVSIYKLIGRLNAPASDVFRSGQRLLPLIGRNAQLAVLERELDDVLAARGAVVGIVGEAGIGKSRLCFEFAEHCRRQGIRVYEARVLAHGRATPFQPVLELLRDFFGIRAKEPVEVSRQRVVDRLEALGIPDTALVLLLDFMSLADPSRPALRLDPGVFKTRLLNVFKTLFRSAPADGAVVIMIEDLHWLDEASEEFVEALAEASIGTKTLLVVNYRPGFAASFMQRAPFHELHIVPLASAEARKLLRGVFGDDASLEALVGDIIERAQGNPFFLEELASAVSESGGFEGERGAYRLKGGIGPIPLPPTVHAVVAARIDRLSETAKSVLETAAVIGRSVALAVLKPVVGLSEADLFDALAQLRHADLLYDLPPFDMGVLAFRHPLIQEVAYAMQLRSRLSGVHVAVAKAIEALDWGTQDEFAALIASHYEFAGQTMQAVEHLQRAARWIGRTNTAEALRLWKKIRSMLQTVPPSEHVDRLRALASGQILNCGWREGISAEEVRPFAEEALRYARSSDKMHEPILLGAYGRVLASTGAADDYVNLVQNAVKLTSEEGDVGRYATVNAMLAQALLLSGRARDALAAANTAQATIANQGGFDSSVTLGLTPNQILGFDVEYWIKCLRTRILVQLGCFAELEIQLFELLNTPPEQLAPVVRFIPHFAAVEFARWQGRAEAAALHSAELLQIAEASGMPYIRVQALAGAGLARAAAGDFTHAAYDLREAIEYSRRARAGLEFEARMMSDLADVLYRAGDLRGALDVAEEASVIARRRTDRIGELHAVLLRCLISSSDSDFRNDAEAVGSLLDAERLLEVSGAEVYKPMLIACRSSLEGTR; this comes from the coding sequence ATGGAATGCGCGCGGTGCGGCAGGCAGAATCAGCCCGGGAGAGCCTCGTGCGACCGGTGCGGCGAGCCGCTCAGCCTTAGATGTGAGGCGTGCAACCAGACCAACAGCCTGTCGAATCGCTTCTGCGGCCAATGCGGCGCGCCGTTGCCGGGCCGGCTGGCTCAGCCGGATCAGAACGCCCAGCGGGTGCTACGGACCCTGAGCAGCAAGGGCGGTGAGCGCAAGCGACTCACCATCCTGTTTGCCGACATTCGTGACTCGACCCAGCTGATCGATAGTCTCGGCGATCCCGAACTCGCGATGCAACGGCTCGATCCGGTCCTCAACCTCATGAAAGAGGCCGTTCACCGCTATGACGGCGTCGTCAACAAGACACAGGGCGACGGCGTCATGGCCCTGTTCGGCGCGCCGGTGCCGCACGAGGATCACGCCGTGCGTGGCTGCCTCGGTGCGCTCGCGATGCAGGACTCGATCGCCCGCCTGGCGGATCCGCATCTGCAGGTCCGCGTCGGACTGCACACCGGCGAGGTGATCGTCCAGGTCGTCGAGAACAGCATGTACCAGACCTACGATGCGGCCGGCGCCAACGTGCATCTGGCCAATCGTCTGGAGCACATGGCCGAGCCAGGGACCATCCTCATCAGCAAGGAGACCTACACCGGCGCCAGGCAGTTCGTGGAAGCCGAGCCGCTCGGCACCCGCACGCTGCGCGGCATTGCCTCGCCGGTGTCGATCTACAAGCTGATCGGCCGCCTGAACGCGCCGGCGAGCGACGTCTTCCGCAGCGGGCAGCGGCTGTTGCCGTTAATCGGTCGCAACGCTCAGCTTGCGGTGCTCGAACGCGAGCTCGACGACGTCCTGGCGGCCAGAGGCGCCGTCGTCGGCATCGTCGGCGAGGCCGGCATCGGCAAGAGCCGGCTGTGCTTCGAGTTCGCCGAGCACTGCCGCCGCCAGGGCATTCGCGTCTACGAGGCGCGCGTGCTGGCACATGGCCGCGCCACCCCGTTCCAGCCGGTGCTCGAATTGTTGCGTGACTTCTTCGGCATCCGGGCGAAGGAGCCGGTCGAGGTGTCGCGACAACGGGTGGTCGACAGGCTCGAGGCCCTCGGCATTCCCGATACGGCGCTGGTGCTGCTGCTGGACTTCATGAGCCTTGCCGATCCGTCTCGTCCTGCGCTTCGGCTCGATCCGGGCGTGTTCAAGACGCGTCTCCTCAACGTGTTCAAGACGTTGTTCCGCTCGGCGCCGGCGGATGGCGCCGTGGTGATCATGATCGAGGACCTGCATTGGCTCGACGAGGCCAGCGAGGAGTTCGTCGAGGCGCTCGCGGAGGCCTCGATCGGCACCAAGACGCTGCTGGTCGTGAACTACAGGCCTGGTTTTGCCGCGTCCTTCATGCAGCGGGCTCCGTTTCACGAGCTGCACATCGTGCCGCTCGCATCCGCCGAGGCGCGCAAACTGCTGCGCGGCGTCTTCGGCGACGACGCATCGCTCGAGGCGCTGGTCGGCGACATCATCGAGCGCGCGCAGGGCAATCCCTTCTTCCTCGAGGAGCTGGCGAGCGCGGTCTCCGAGAGCGGCGGGTTCGAGGGTGAGCGCGGCGCCTATCGGCTGAAGGGCGGGATCGGCCCGATTCCGCTGCCGCCGACGGTGCATGCCGTGGTAGCGGCCCGCATCGACCGTCTGAGCGAGACCGCCAAGAGCGTCCTGGAAACAGCGGCTGTGATCGGCCGCTCGGTCGCGCTCGCCGTGCTCAAGCCTGTCGTGGGGCTCAGCGAGGCGGACCTGTTCGACGCGCTCGCACAACTGAGGCATGCCGATCTTCTCTATGATCTGCCGCCGTTCGACATGGGCGTGCTCGCCTTCCGCCATCCGCTGATCCAGGAGGTGGCCTATGCCATGCAGCTGCGCTCGCGCCTGAGCGGCGTGCACGTGGCCGTGGCCAAGGCGATCGAGGCGCTGGATTGGGGCACGCAGGACGAGTTCGCCGCCCTGATCGCCTCGCACTACGAATTCGCCGGCCAGACCATGCAGGCCGTCGAGCATCTGCAGCGCGCGGCGCGCTGGATCGGCCGCACCAATACGGCCGAGGCACTGCGGCTTTGGAAAAAGATCCGCTCCATGCTGCAGACGGTGCCGCCATCCGAGCACGTCGATCGCCTCAGGGCGCTTGCCAGCGGCCAGATCCTCAATTGCGGATGGCGGGAGGGCATCTCGGCCGAGGAGGTGAGGCCTTTCGCCGAGGAGGCGCTGCGCTATGCGCGCTCCTCGGACAAGATGCACGAGCCGATCCTGCTCGGCGCTTACGGCCGCGTCCTCGCCTCGACGGGCGCAGCCGACGACTACGTCAACCTCGTGCAGAATGCGGTCAAGCTGACCTCGGAGGAGGGCGATGTCGGCCGCTATGCGACCGTCAACGCCATGCTGGCGCAGGCGCTTCTGCTGTCGGGGAGAGCACGAGACGCGCTAGCAGCGGCGAACACGGCGCAGGCGACGATCGCTAACCAAGGTGGTTTTGACAGTAGTGTGACCCTGGGGCTGACGCCAAATCAGATCCTGGGATTCGATGTTGAATATTGGATCAAGTGCCTCAGGACGCGAATCCTGGTCCAGCTCGGCTGTTTCGCTGAGCTCGAAATTCAGCTTTTCGAATTGTTGAATACCCCTCCCGAACAGTTGGCTCCGGTGGTCCGTTTTATCCCGCACTTTGCCGCTGTTGAATTTGCTCGATGGCAAGGTCGTGCTGAGGCCGCAGCTCTGCACTCGGCCGAGCTGCTTCAGATCGCTGAAGCGTCGGGCATGCCGTACATTCGGGTGCAGGCGTTGGCAGGGGCTGGTCTTGCTCGGGCGGCTGCAGGCGATTTCACTCACGCCGCGTATGATCTCAGGGAAGCGATCGAGTACTCGAGGCGCGCCAGGGCAGGTCTCGAGTTCGAAGCGCGCATGATGAGCGATCTGGCTGACGTCCTTTATCGCGCAGGAGACCTCCGTGGTGCACTCGACGTTGCTGAGGAAGCCAGCGTCATCGCCCGACGCAGGACGGATAGGATCGGTGAACTCCACGCGGTGCTGCTGCGATGTTTGATCAGTTCGTCCGACTCCGATTTTCGGAACGACGCAGAAGCTGTCGGATCGCTGCTCGACGCCGAGCGCCTGCTGGAAGTCTCGGGTGCCGAGGTCTACAAACCCATGTTGATAGCGTGCCGATCCTCTCTTGAAGGTACTAGATGA